From a single Populus trichocarpa isolate Nisqually-1 chromosome 17, P.trichocarpa_v4.1, whole genome shotgun sequence genomic region:
- the LOC112324752 gene encoding ubiquitin-like-specific protease ESD4: MVIEADSLEHFELIDNIFSPSLDETIDRLMSSSRKQQGNSEHQMPRHQAGPFKVIKSTSPEDLKLINYIFYSSLDESEIVVHCNHNYLTRSQLRTLRPQTCLDDNVISVMSDALTLAERRKKKGYINWYLPIFFSECAYDTSECISFAKKHMFRENYMSALFSCEKMYVPVFDKERRHFYLFVLHMKKQVVEIWDSLAKSSGSSVDKRLPNMLAILDILFEDDIQQNYPDGWSFASFSVDRSPNVPQQTNGYDCGVYVIKFMLAPEEATQPDFVFDSDTERLDVVLRLLDGNVNSCRNELAAKAEAYFLRSSGTNDSLRIYVQNKDEETANKYSMLKAINANVNPALNQM; the protein is encoded by the exons ATGGTGATCGAAGCGGACAGCCTAGAGCATTTTGAGTTAATCGACAACATATTTTCACCTTCATTGGACGAGACTATAGATCGCTTAATGTCTAGTTCAAGAAAGCAACAGGGAAATTCAGAACATCAAATGCCTAGACACCAGGCAGGTCCATTTAAGGTGATCAAATCTACGAGTCCAGAGGATTTAAAGTTAATCAACTACATTTTTTACTCATCTTTGGATGAGAG TGAGATTGTTGTTCATTGCAACCATAATTATTTGACTCGGAGTCAATTGCGCACACTAAGACCACAGACATGCCTTGATGATAACGTAATTTCTGTCATGTCTGATGCCCTAACCTTAGCtgagaggaggaagaagaaaggtTATATAAATTGGTaccttccaatttttttttcg GAGTGCGCATATGATACATCCGAGTGTATctcttttgcaaagaaacacaTGTTCAGGGAGAATTATATGTCTGCTCTGTTCAGCTGTGAGAAG ATGTATGTTCCTGTCTTtgacaaggaaagaagacacTTCTATCTATTTGTTCTGCATATGAAGAAGCAAGTTGTTGAGATTTGGGACTCATTAGCTAAATCTAGTGGCAGTTCCGTCGACAAGAGATTGCCTAACATG ttggctATCCTGGATATCCTATTCGAAGATGATATACAACAGAACTACCCTGATGGCTGGtcttttgcaagtttttcaGTGGACAGATCACCGAATGTCCCACAACAAACCAACGG ATATGACTGTGGGGTTTATGTTATCAAGTTTATGCTAGCACCAGAAGAAGCGACTCAACCTGATTTTGTT TTCGACAGCGATACGGAGAGATTGGATGTGGTGTTGAGATTGCTCGATGGTAATGTCAACTCATGCAGAAATGAATTGGCTGCTAAGGCTGAGGCATATTTTCTAAGAAGTTCAGGAACCAATGACTCCTTAAGAATATATGTCCAGAATAAGGATGAGGAGACAGCAAACAAATATAGCATGCTGAAAGCAATCAATGCTAACGTAAACCCAGCATTAAATCAAATGTGA
- the LOC18106831 gene encoding DELLA protein GAIP produces the protein MAPPLLEKLMECAKAIEDGDLKHADSLFKEIGLESSTEANLATRKVVKYFAEALVRRLYKLYPRNPMPLVRFREDMDILGCKFEPFLSFASYTIMPPFYDALRGKKQVHIIDFSVAVDIWQHATLMKVLASELGSRLSYRITFVGPKLSKHLGYLKLISLILTKTAENHQIDFEYGEYLANSVDEIVGATLQLGRRNKEEAVVVEWEFELHKLLAVPSDKFNLVMSRLKDLKPEVMVIVEQEADHNSPDLMDRLGKSFKYYSVMFDSLEEDKFEKLEDYRVLWERNFRRQISKVVAEEGIGYVERHETWAQWRARLFRAGFHPARIMFRETMLFNNKTNQYRIEEKNRRPLLCRLDYPFAISSAWKPDLTHDESISMEIGDLGSMLGSFNMAQDASRESGKASKSVSHEDDADDATIMMRGSIWSTECFSINQIAASAELFDILEYVCHVHDLPMALTWISDRREDGTNSREKFRLHIVDTACFVNDVGMKGFVEACVEGPPLEEGQGIAGKALQSKMQFVPEVADLDAIDYPFLHVAWEFGLHAVLAIKLASTYMSSVDYILELVFPLETRELSEQLVLMKEIISTLTKNCGNAWRLWGNRAGIEKAGKSGETAAIVSGSSPQGFSDTGGLNTEDITITLDSCLSDGHGEQICLQMQ, from the exons ATGGCCCCTCCCCTTCTTGAAAAATTGATGGAATGCGCCAAGGCAATTGAAGATGGTGATCTGAAACATGCAGATTCACTCTTCAAGGAAATCGGACTCGAAAGTTCCACTGAAGCCAATTTAGCCACAAGAAAAGTTGTCAAATACTTCGCTGAAGCTCTTGTTCGGCGACTGTATAAACTGTATCCTCGAAATCCTATGCCGTTAGTACGTTTCAGAGAAGATATGGACATCCTCGGTTGCAAATTCGAACCTTTCCTCTCGTTTGCTAGCTACACCATCATGCCTCCCTTCTATGATGCACTGCGTGGAAAAAAACAAGTTCACATTATTGACTTTTCCGTTGCGGTGGATATCTGGCAGCATGCTACTCTGATGAAAGTGCTTGCAAGCGAACTTGGTAGCCGATTGTCATACCGGATAACTTTCGTCGGgccaaaattatcaaaacatctTGGGTACCTCAAGTTAATTAGTTTGATCCTCACTAAAACGGCTGAAAACCATCAAATTGATTTCGAGTATGGAGAATATCTTGCTAATAGTGTGGATGAGATAGTTGGAGCTACTCTACAACTCGGCAGAAGAAACAAGGAAGAGGCGGTGGTAGTGGAATGGGAATTTGAACTACACAAATTGCTTGCAGTACCCAGTGATAAATTCAATCTGGTGATGTCAAGATTGAAGGACCTCAAACCAGAGGTCATGGTAATTGTCGAGCAGGAAGCGGATCATAACAGTCCAGATTTGATGGACCGCCTCGGCAAATCATTCAAGTATTACTCTGTTATGTTTGACTCCCTCGAGGAGGATAAATTTGAAAAGCTTGAAGATTATAGAGTTCTATGGGAGAGGAATTTTAGGCGCCAGATTAGCAAAGTGGTGGCTGAAGAGGGCATCGGCTATGTTGAGCGACATGAGACATGGGCTCAGTGGCGAGCCAGACTGTTTCGAGCTGGTTTTCATCCTGCTCGCATAATGTTCCGTGAAACTATGCTTTTTAATAACAAGACTAATCAATACagaatagaagaaaagaatCGGCGTCCCCTGCTCTGCCGGCTCGATTACCCTTTCGCTATCTCTTCGGCTTGGAAACCTGACCTAACTCACGATG AGTCAATAAGCATGGAGATAGGTGACCTAGGATCTATGCTGGGCAGTTTTAACATGGCACAAGATGCAAGTCGGGAGTCCGGGAAAGCAAGCAAGTCTGTATCCCATGAAGACGACGCAGATGATGCTACTATCATGATGAGAGGAAGTATTTGGTCGACAGAG TGCTTCTCAATTAACCAGATCGCTGCTTCAGCTGAGTTATTTGACATATTAGAATATGTATGTCATGTACATGATCTGCCGATGGCTCTAACATGGATTTCAGACAGGAGAGAGGATGGTACAAATTCAAGAGAGAAATTTAGGCTGCACATCGTGGATACTGCTTGCTTTGTTAATGATGTAGGAATGAAAGGTTTCGTTGAGGCATGTGTTGAAGGACCTCCTCTTGAGGAAGGGCAAGGGATAGCTGGAAAAGCACTTCAATCAAAGATGCAATTTGTCCCTGAAGTTGCAGACCTTGATGCAATCGATTATCCATTTCTTCATGTTGCATGGGAGTTTGGCCTTCATGCTGTTCTTGCAATTAAGCTTGCAAGCACCTACATGAGTAGTGTTGATTATATATTAGAACTTGTTTTCCCTCTGGAAACTAGAGAACTTTCAGAACAGTTGGTATTGATGAAGGAAATCATATCAACCTTGACCAAAAATTGTGGGAATGCATGGAGACTTTGGGGTAATAGAGCTGGGATTGAGAAGGCAGGGAAGTCTGGTGAAACAGCAGCTATTGTTTCTGGCAGCTCTCCACAGGGGTTTTCAGATACTGGCGGTCTGAATACAGAAGATATAACCATTACATTGGATAGCTGTTTGAGTGATGGGCATGGTGAGCAG ATTTGCTTGCAAATGCAGTAA